From the genome of Gracilimonas sp., one region includes:
- a CDS encoding RimK/LysX family protein yields the protein MNTSNQKIIGRIELVNLPEWNFTDLEAKIDTGAFTSSLHCHHIEPFTKDGKSWIRFYMLDPDHDAYNEQMLEMPLHDQREVKSSNGETELRFFIQTKIEFFNSLYTIEFSLTDRSAMKYPLLIGRKFLRKGPFIVDVTNKNLSKNIKTKES from the coding sequence ATGAACACATCAAACCAAAAAATTATTGGTCGTATTGAACTGGTAAATTTACCAGAGTGGAATTTTACCGATTTGGAAGCAAAGATTGACACCGGTGCTTTCACTTCAAGTCTTCATTGCCATCATATAGAGCCATTTACAAAAGACGGTAAGTCCTGGATTAGATTTTATATGCTCGATCCTGATCACGATGCTTATAATGAGCAAATGCTTGAAATGCCTCTTCATGATCAGCGTGAAGTAAAGAGCTCGAACGGAGAAACTGAACTGCGCTTCTTTATTCAAACCAAAATTGAGTTTTTTAACTCTCTTTATACCATCGAATTCTCTCTTACAGATCGTTCTGCTATGAAATATCCCTTATTGATAGGGAGAAAATTTCTTAGAAAAGGTCCTTTTATTGTTGATGTGACAAACAAAAATCTTTCAAAGAATATAAAGACCAAGGAGTCTTAA